A genomic stretch from Bacillus sp. N1-1 includes:
- a CDS encoding 2-oxoacid:ferredoxin oxidoreductase subunit beta → MATFKDFRNQVKPNWCPGCGDFSVQAAIQRAAANVGLEPDDLAVISGIGCSGRISGYINAYGFHGIHGRSLPIAQGVKMANRDLTVIASGGDGDGFAIGMGHTIHAMRRNIDITYIVMDNQIYGLTKGQTSPTSAEGFKTKSTPSGSIESSLSIMELALSSGCGFVAQSFSTDLKDLVAIIEKGIQHKGFSLINVFSPCVTFNKVNTYDWFKQNLISLNDIEGYDPHNRMMAMQTLMEHNGLVKGLIYENPTRPSYQESVRGYSSSALSKQDLNLPEEKFTELMAEFM, encoded by the coding sequence ATGGCCACATTTAAAGATTTTCGTAATCAGGTAAAGCCAAACTGGTGCCCTGGCTGTGGAGATTTCTCCGTACAAGCCGCCATTCAACGAGCGGCTGCGAATGTGGGACTAGAACCAGATGATCTTGCCGTCATTTCCGGAATTGGCTGCTCGGGTCGTATTAGTGGCTACATTAATGCGTATGGTTTCCATGGGATTCATGGCCGCTCGCTACCAATTGCACAAGGCGTAAAAATGGCAAATCGCGATTTAACCGTGATTGCGTCCGGGGGAGATGGAGATGGCTTTGCGATCGGAATGGGGCACACCATTCATGCGATGAGGCGAAATATAGACATCACGTATATCGTGATGGACAATCAAATCTATGGTTTAACGAAAGGGCAGACATCTCCAACGAGTGCAGAAGGGTTTAAAACGAAAAGTACGCCTTCTGGATCAATTGAATCTTCCCTCTCCATCATGGAACTCGCGCTCTCAAGCGGCTGTGGTTTTGTAGCACAAAGCTTTTCAACCGATTTAAAGGACCTCGTAGCGATCATTGAAAAAGGAATTCAACATAAAGGTTTTTCTTTGATTAACGTGTTTAGCCCGTGCGTAACGTTTAATAAAGTGAATACGTATGATTGGTTTAAACAAAACCTTATTAGTTTAAATGATATTGAAGGCTATGATCCACACAATCGGATGATGGCGATGCAAACGTTAATGGAGCACAATGGACTTGTGAAAGGACTGATTTACGAGAATCCAACTCGTCCATCTTACCAAGAATCAGTTCGAGGCTATAGTTCTAGTGCGTTATCAAAACAAGACTTAAACCTTCCTGAAGAAAAATTTACAGAGTTAATGGCCGAGTTTATGTAA
- the rny gene encoding ribonuclease Y, with translation MDIVIIISTMLVSAVVGAVVGFLVRKTIAEAKISSAEMEAQRIIKEGKNDAEALKKEAMLEAKDENHNLRVEAEREIRERRNELQKQENRLVQKEEVLDRKSETLDKKEDSLERREDSLTKKQRQIEEMEGKVEELLQEQQHELQRISGLTREEAKQIIFRESEQELEHELAQMVKERENFAKEEADKKAREVLSLAIQRCAADHVAETTVSVVNLPNDEMKGRIIGREGRNIRTLETLTGIDLIIDDTPEAVILSGFDPIRREIARNALDKLVQDGRIHPARIEEMVEKSRREVDEYIREVGEQSTFEIGVHGLHPDLIKILGRLKFRTSYGQNVLKHSMEVAYLTGLMAAELGEDVQLARRAGLLHDLGKAIDHEVEGSHVEIGVELATKYKEHPVVINAIASHHGDTEATSVISTLVAAADALSAARPGARRETLETYIRRLEKLEEISESFEGVEKSFAIQAGREIRIMVKPDLVDDVSSYRLAREITKKIENELDYPGHIKVTVIRETRAVEYAK, from the coding sequence ATGGATATAGTGATCATCATCTCCACTATGCTGGTCTCTGCAGTAGTCGGAGCAGTTGTTGGATTTCTTGTTCGCAAAACGATTGCTGAAGCGAAAATCTCCAGTGCAGAAATGGAAGCGCAACGGATTATCAAAGAGGGTAAAAACGACGCTGAAGCTTTGAAAAAGGAAGCTATGCTTGAAGCGAAGGACGAGAATCATAATCTTCGCGTTGAAGCTGAGCGTGAAATTCGTGAACGCAGAAATGAGTTACAAAAACAAGAGAATCGTTTGGTACAAAAAGAAGAGGTCCTTGATCGTAAAAGTGAGACTCTTGACAAAAAAGAGGATTCCCTCGAAAGAAGAGAGGACTCTCTCACCAAAAAACAACGACAAATTGAAGAGATGGAAGGCAAAGTGGAGGAGTTGCTTCAAGAGCAACAACACGAGCTTCAGCGAATTTCCGGTTTAACGAGGGAAGAAGCGAAGCAAATCATCTTCCGTGAAAGCGAGCAGGAACTTGAGCATGAATTAGCGCAGATGGTGAAAGAGCGCGAGAACTTTGCGAAAGAAGAAGCTGATAAGAAAGCGAGAGAAGTTCTATCGCTTGCGATTCAGCGCTGTGCAGCGGATCATGTTGCAGAAACAACGGTTTCCGTTGTTAACCTGCCTAATGATGAGATGAAAGGTCGGATCATTGGTCGTGAAGGCCGAAACATTCGAACTCTTGAAACGCTAACGGGGATTGACCTAATTATCGATGATACACCTGAGGCAGTTATTTTGTCCGGTTTTGATCCGATTCGAAGAGAAATTGCTCGTAATGCCCTGGATAAACTCGTACAGGATGGTAGAATTCACCCTGCACGAATTGAAGAAATGGTTGAGAAATCACGCAGGGAAGTGGATGAATACATTCGCGAGGTGGGAGAACAATCCACATTTGAAATTGGAGTTCACGGACTCCACCCAGATCTTATTAAGATTCTGGGCCGATTGAAGTTCCGTACAAGTTATGGACAGAATGTCTTGAAGCATTCTATGGAAGTAGCTTATCTAACCGGTCTAATGGCCGCAGAGCTTGGAGAAGATGTACAGCTTGCACGTCGCGCTGGCCTACTTCACGATCTCGGTAAAGCGATTGACCACGAAGTTGAAGGTAGCCACGTTGAAATTGGCGTTGAGCTTGCAACGAAGTATAAAGAGCATCCGGTTGTTATTAATGCAATCGCATCTCACCATGGTGATACGGAAGCAACATCAGTAATCTCCACGCTTGTGGCAGCAGCCGATGCTTTATCAGCTGCACGTCCAGGAGCGCGTCGTGAAACGCTTGAGACGTACATTCGTCGTCTTGAGAAGCTTGAAGAAATTTCTGAGTCGTTTGAAGGCGTTGAGAAATCATTCGCTATTCAAGCAGGTCGAGAAATTCGGATCATGGTAAAACCTGATCTAGTCGATGACGTTTCATCGTATCGTCTTGCACGAGAGATTACGAAGAAAATCGAAAATGAACTGGACTACCCTGGGCACATTAAGGTCACGGTCATCCGTGAAACAAGGGCAGTTGAGTATGCAAAATAA
- the recA gene encoding recombinase RecA: MSDRKAALDMALRQIEKQFGKGSIMKLGEQAEQRVSTVSTGSLALDIALGVGGYPRGRVIEVYGPESSGKTTVALHAIAEVQRNGGQAAFIDAEHALDPVYAEKLGVNIDELLLSQPDTGEQALEIAEALVRSGAVDMVVVDSVAALVPKAEIEGEMGDAHVGLQARLMSQALRKLSGAINKSKTTAVFINQIREKVGVMFGNPETTPGGRALKFYSSVRLEVRRAETLKQGNDMVGNKTRIKVVKNKVAPPFKQAEVDIMYGEGISKQGEILDIGSNLEIVQKSGAWFSFEGERLGQGRENAKQFLKENPAMEAEIEGRIRAHHNLDADKQVDEAAAGKETLLPDEE, translated from the coding sequence GTGAGTGATCGTAAAGCTGCCTTAGATATGGCACTTAGACAAATAGAAAAACAATTCGGTAAAGGTTCAATCATGAAACTCGGCGAACAAGCTGAGCAAAGAGTCTCTACGGTATCCACTGGTTCACTGGCTCTTGATATTGCTCTTGGTGTAGGAGGGTATCCAAGAGGCCGTGTCATCGAAGTATACGGCCCGGAATCTTCTGGTAAAACAACCGTTGCTCTTCATGCCATTGCAGAAGTTCAGCGTAACGGCGGTCAGGCTGCATTTATCGATGCTGAGCACGCACTTGATCCGGTTTATGCAGAAAAGCTTGGTGTTAACATCGATGAGCTATTGCTTTCTCAACCTGACACAGGAGAGCAAGCCCTAGAAATCGCTGAAGCGCTCGTACGAAGCGGAGCAGTTGATATGGTCGTTGTTGACTCCGTTGCTGCCCTTGTACCTAAGGCTGAAATCGAAGGTGAAATGGGAGATGCACACGTTGGTTTGCAGGCGCGTTTAATGTCTCAAGCGCTTCGTAAGCTTTCTGGTGCGATTAATAAATCCAAAACAACCGCGGTCTTTATTAACCAGATTCGTGAAAAAGTTGGGGTTATGTTCGGAAATCCAGAAACAACTCCAGGCGGACGTGCGCTGAAGTTCTATTCATCTGTTCGATTAGAAGTTCGTCGTGCCGAGACGCTGAAACAGGGTAATGACATGGTCGGTAATAAAACGCGTATTAAAGTTGTAAAGAACAAGGTGGCTCCGCCGTTTAAACAGGCAGAAGTTGACATCATGTACGGGGAAGGTATTTCCAAGCAGGGTGAGATCCTTGATATTGGTTCTAACCTTGAAATCGTTCAGAAGAGCGGCGCATGGTTCTCATTCGAAGGCGAACGCCTTGGACAGGGTCGCGAAAATGCGAAGCAATTCTTGAAAGAAAACCCAGCAATGGAAGCTGAGATTGAAGGGCGTATTCGCGCTCATCATAATCTTGATGCCGATAAGCAAGTGGATGAAGCGGCTGCAGGTAAAGAAACGCTTCTTCCTGACGAAGAATAA
- the tdh gene encoding L-threonine 3-dehydrogenase, translating to MEGKMKAIVKHERSKGAQLQTVDIPQINDNEVLIQVKATSICGTDVHIYTWDEWSQSRVNPPYVFGHEFAGVVVEKGKNVTNLEVGDHVSAETHIVCNQCPQCLTGKFHICENTKIIGVDTDGCFAEYVALPSQNIWKNPESLSFDVASVQEPMGNAVHTVLAGDVAGKTVAIIGCGPIGIMAVGVAKAAGASQVIALDLNDYRLNLAKEMGATTVINSRNEDPLQVVKELTNGHGVDVVCEMSGHPIAMNQGFKMVTNGGRVSILSLPVRPVEIDVTNDIVFKGITVQGITGRKMFETWRQVSGLLQSGQVDVEPMITHHFPLEDFEKGFELMIEGKCGKVVLHP from the coding sequence GTGGAAGGAAAAATGAAGGCGATTGTGAAACATGAACGTAGCAAAGGTGCTCAGCTGCAAACCGTCGATATTCCACAAATTAATGATAATGAAGTATTAATTCAAGTAAAAGCAACTTCGATTTGCGGTACAGATGTACATATTTATACGTGGGATGAATGGTCCCAGAGTCGCGTCAATCCTCCTTATGTTTTTGGACATGAGTTTGCGGGAGTTGTGGTAGAAAAAGGAAAGAACGTAACGAACCTGGAGGTTGGAGACCATGTTTCAGCAGAAACACATATTGTTTGCAACCAATGTCCACAATGTTTAACAGGGAAGTTTCATATTTGCGAAAACACTAAAATTATTGGTGTCGACACGGATGGCTGCTTTGCAGAATACGTAGCGCTCCCATCTCAAAACATCTGGAAAAATCCTGAGTCACTATCATTTGATGTGGCTTCTGTACAAGAGCCGATGGGTAACGCCGTTCATACAGTACTCGCTGGAGACGTAGCTGGAAAGACAGTAGCGATTATTGGTTGTGGCCCAATTGGGATTATGGCTGTAGGAGTTGCAAAAGCAGCTGGTGCTTCACAGGTTATCGCACTTGATTTAAATGATTATCGTCTGAACCTTGCGAAAGAAATGGGCGCAACGACTGTCATTAATTCTCGAAATGAAGATCCACTTCAAGTTGTGAAAGAGCTGACTAACGGTCACGGTGTTGACGTTGTCTGTGAAATGTCAGGACATCCAATCGCGATGAATCAGGGCTTCAAAATGGTAACAAACGGTGGACGTGTTTCCATCCTTAGTTTGCCAGTCCGTCCTGTCGAAATTGATGTTACGAATGACATTGTTTTTAAAGGCATAACCGTTCAAGGCATTACAGGAAGAAAAATGTTCGAAACTTGGCGCCAGGTGTCCGGGCTTTTGCAGTCAGGACAGGTAGATGTGGAGCCGATGATTACGCATCACTTCCCGCTTGAAGACTTTGAAAAAGGCTTCGAATTAATGATTGAAGGTAAATGTGGTAAGGTAGTATTACATCCATAA
- a CDS encoding DEAD/DEAH box helicase has product MKNFEDFALSNEVKKAVLELGFKEATPIQEKAIEPILEGRDMIGQAQTGTGKTAAFGIPVIEKVKKIGGPEAIILTPTRELAMQVAIELQKLSKYKGLNVLAVYGGEPIYHQIRALKRGVNIVVGTPGRMLDHLKRKTLRTDNIHTAILDEADEMLDMGFIDDIELIFKQLPVKRQSLLFSATIPAPIRKLSSKYLKDPITISVSKGDVTADTVEQVYYRTFESDKFDTLCRVIESEDIRLGIIFTKTKKGAAQVTESLKKRGYRAEELHGDLTQQQRSKVMNLFRRSQVNFLVATDIAARGIDVAHVSHVINYDIPEDPERYVHRIGRTGRAGNKGIALTLVTPKDMRFLQSIESKIKLNLSAEPLQDETVDLDNIVKSVEKQLKKQKPDSTARDTADLLLAKYNAEDLVQAFLENAIQEKQNTTPSEYNFGETGGQNGMVRFFLNVGRNIDLHPKKLLSELSAMAGVETESVGRIDIFEKFSFFEVHEDVAPFVYEALRAGGVDGKSIHLEPAKPQKSRV; this is encoded by the coding sequence ATGAAGAATTTTGAAGACTTTGCACTATCAAACGAAGTGAAAAAAGCTGTGCTTGAGCTTGGCTTTAAAGAAGCCACTCCAATCCAAGAAAAAGCTATTGAACCAATTTTAGAAGGAAGAGATATGATTGGTCAGGCGCAGACGGGTACAGGGAAAACGGCCGCTTTTGGTATTCCTGTGATTGAAAAAGTAAAGAAAATTGGTGGTCCTGAAGCGATCATTTTAACACCGACACGTGAGCTCGCGATGCAGGTAGCGATTGAACTGCAGAAGCTTTCAAAATACAAAGGCTTAAATGTTCTCGCGGTATATGGCGGAGAACCAATCTATCATCAAATTCGCGCTTTAAAAAGAGGCGTTAACATTGTGGTTGGAACACCGGGACGTATGCTTGACCATTTGAAGCGTAAGACGCTTCGCACGGATAATATTCATACAGCGATTCTTGATGAAGCAGATGAAATGCTTGATATGGGCTTTATTGATGATATTGAACTGATTTTTAAGCAGCTTCCTGTTAAGCGTCAGTCACTTTTATTTTCCGCTACTATTCCTGCACCAATCCGTAAGCTTTCAAGTAAGTATTTGAAAGATCCAATTACCATTTCCGTTTCTAAAGGGGATGTAACCGCTGATACAGTGGAGCAAGTGTATTACCGCACGTTTGAAAGTGACAAATTTGATACGCTCTGTCGCGTGATTGAAAGCGAAGATATTCGCCTTGGTATTATTTTTACCAAGACGAAAAAAGGAGCTGCGCAAGTAACGGAATCATTAAAAAAGCGTGGGTACCGAGCAGAAGAGCTTCATGGTGATCTGACACAGCAACAGCGATCTAAAGTCATGAATCTCTTTAGACGATCACAAGTGAACTTCCTTGTCGCGACAGATATCGCTGCAAGGGGCATTGATGTGGCACACGTAAGCCACGTCATTAACTATGATATCCCTGAGGATCCGGAGCGCTATGTCCATCGTATTGGACGCACGGGTCGCGCTGGAAATAAAGGGATTGCGCTAACGCTTGTAACGCCGAAGGATATGCGCTTCCTACAGTCAATTGAATCAAAGATCAAGTTAAATCTTTCAGCTGAGCCTCTCCAAGATGAGACGGTAGATCTTGATAATATCGTCAAATCTGTTGAAAAGCAGCTAAAAAAACAAAAGCCTGATTCAACGGCCCGGGACACGGCTGATCTTCTACTTGCAAAATACAACGCTGAAGATCTTGTTCAAGCATTTCTTGAAAATGCCATTCAAGAGAAGCAAAACACGACGCCTTCTGAATATAACTTCGGTGAAACCGGAGGGCAGAACGGAATGGTTCGTTTCTTCTTGAATGTGGGTCGTAACATTGATCTTCACCCTAAAAAATTGCTAAGTGAGCTTTCAGCGATGGCGGGTGTTGAGACAGAATCAGTAGGCCGCATTGATATCTTTGAGAAATTCTCGTTCTTTGAAGTGCATGAAGACGTTGCACCGTTCGTCTACGAAGCGCTTCGAGCTGGTGGTGTTGATGGTAAATCAATCCACTTAGAACCTGCAAAACCACAAAAAAGCAGAGTGTAA
- a CDS encoding dipeptidase, with the protein MNIVDAHCDVLCKMWLNPSLSFENGQSLHTNLEQMRKAGAKLQLFAIYVPESVPDSAKFDCALEMVDIFHEKIVKPYDDVVAVYSKKEAEQLPKGKIGVMLTLEGVDAIGREATRLKTLIRLGVRSVGLTWNYGNATADGILESRGAGLTDFGRSVVDLHNQHRIWTDVSHLSVRAFWDVVEHGRYVIASHSNAKAICTHPRNLDNQQLTSLIEKDALIGVTFVPKFLRNDRNASVSDIIHHIEHICSLGGAENIGLGSDFDGIDQVPKDLTCYSDYPRLIEELHRYYNDDQVKGFLGENLIARIPS; encoded by the coding sequence ATGAATATAGTAGATGCACATTGTGACGTGCTGTGTAAAATGTGGCTTAACCCGTCTCTCTCATTTGAGAATGGTCAAAGCCTTCATACGAATCTTGAACAAATGAGGAAAGCGGGAGCAAAGCTACAGCTCTTTGCGATTTACGTTCCGGAAAGCGTGCCAGATTCCGCTAAATTTGATTGTGCGCTAGAGATGGTGGATATTTTCCATGAGAAAATTGTAAAACCTTATGATGACGTCGTAGCAGTCTATTCGAAAAAAGAAGCAGAGCAGCTTCCTAAAGGGAAAATAGGTGTGATGCTAACACTAGAGGGTGTTGATGCAATTGGAAGAGAAGCAACTAGACTAAAAACGCTGATCAGACTAGGCGTGCGATCCGTTGGTTTAACATGGAACTATGGGAATGCAACGGCGGACGGTATCCTTGAATCACGAGGCGCAGGATTAACCGATTTTGGTAGAAGTGTTGTTGATTTACATAACCAGCATCGGATTTGGACGGATGTGTCCCATCTTTCTGTACGGGCCTTCTGGGATGTCGTCGAACATGGACGTTATGTTATCGCAAGTCATTCCAATGCAAAAGCCATTTGCACGCACCCAAGAAACCTTGATAACCAGCAGTTAACGTCCTTAATCGAAAAGGATGCCTTAATCGGCGTTACTTTTGTACCAAAGTTTTTGCGTAATGACCGCAATGCTAGTGTTTCGGATATTATCCATCATATTGAACACATTTGTAGCCTTGGTGGTGCGGAGAATATAGGACTTGGCTCTGATTTTGATGGTATTGATCAAGTTCCGAAAGACCTAACATGCTACAGCGACTATCCTCGACTTATTGAGGAGCTACATCGCTATTACAATGATGACCAGGTAAAGGGCTTTTTAGGTGAAAATCTGATTGCTAGAATCCCTAGCTAA
- a CDS encoding 2-oxoacid:acceptor oxidoreductase subunit alpha, whose product MIEQLSWKVGGQQGEGIDSTGEIFAIALNRLGYYLYGYRHFSSRIKGGHTNNKIRVSTKEVRAVSDDLDMLIAFDQETIDVNAHELHSRGIIIADAKFKPVKPDHCQATLVIIPFTEIATELGTSLMKNMVAIGATSAALGIDTATYQAVVEEIFGRKGEKVVNNNMEAIQRGADAYAASAGESVQTLSLKKADGKNRLFMIGNDAIALGALAGGARLMAAYPITPASEIMEYLIKKLPEFGGTVVQTEDEIAAATMAIGSNYAGVRTLTASAGPGLSLMMEAIGLSGITETPLVIVDTQRGGPSTGLPTKQEQSDLLAMIYGTHGEIPKIVIAPSTVEEAFYDAIEAFNLAEEYQCPVILLSDLQLSLGKQSVEPLDYNKINIRRGKLNDQEIAEREDKSYYKRFEITDDGVSNRVIPGTKNGIFHVTGVEHDETGKPSEVPQNRKDQMEKRLRKIQNISFQNPIYTVAPHDAPDLLLIGFNSTRGSIEEVIPRLEADGLKVNHAQIRLVHPFPADELKPLLQAAKKVIVIEHNATGQLASLVKMNAGYGEKIESILKYDGNPFLPGDIHQQCKEMFANGHI is encoded by the coding sequence ATGATCGAACAACTTTCGTGGAAAGTTGGAGGACAGCAGGGTGAAGGAATAGACAGTACAGGAGAAATATTTGCAATCGCATTAAATCGACTTGGCTACTATTTATACGGTTACCGGCATTTCTCGTCCCGTATTAAAGGCGGGCATACGAATAATAAAATTCGCGTTAGCACGAAAGAAGTTCGAGCGGTTTCAGATGATCTCGACATGCTGATTGCGTTTGATCAAGAAACGATTGACGTCAATGCTCATGAACTTCATAGCAGAGGAATCATTATAGCCGATGCCAAATTTAAACCAGTTAAGCCTGATCATTGTCAGGCGACACTTGTTATCATTCCCTTTACTGAAATCGCAACTGAACTTGGCACTTCTTTAATGAAAAACATGGTAGCAATCGGAGCTACGAGTGCTGCTCTTGGTATAGACACTGCAACGTATCAAGCCGTAGTAGAAGAAATTTTTGGCCGAAAAGGCGAAAAAGTAGTCAACAATAACATGGAGGCTATTCAGCGTGGTGCCGATGCTTATGCAGCTTCTGCTGGAGAAAGTGTCCAAACTCTTTCTCTTAAAAAAGCAGATGGAAAAAATCGCCTGTTCATGATTGGCAATGACGCGATTGCGCTAGGGGCGCTTGCAGGTGGAGCTAGGCTAATGGCAGCTTACCCAATCACCCCAGCATCAGAAATCATGGAATACTTAATTAAGAAGCTTCCGGAATTTGGTGGCACCGTTGTGCAAACAGAGGATGAAATCGCGGCGGCAACGATGGCCATAGGTTCAAACTATGCGGGGGTTAGAACGTTAACGGCATCTGCCGGACCGGGGTTATCGCTCATGATGGAAGCCATCGGGTTATCTGGTATTACCGAAACGCCGCTCGTCATCGTCGACACCCAGCGCGGTGGGCCAAGTACTGGACTTCCAACGAAGCAGGAGCAGTCGGATTTGCTGGCGATGATTTACGGAACACATGGGGAAATTCCTAAGATTGTCATTGCGCCGAGTACTGTTGAGGAAGCATTCTATGATGCTATTGAAGCGTTTAATCTCGCGGAGGAATATCAGTGTCCCGTTATTTTACTCTCAGATCTTCAATTATCTCTTGGCAAGCAATCCGTTGAGCCGCTTGATTACAATAAGATCAACATTCGAAGGGGTAAGCTAAACGATCAAGAAATCGCTGAACGGGAAGATAAGTCGTACTATAAGCGCTTTGAAATTACAGATGATGGCGTTTCAAATCGTGTCATTCCAGGAACGAAAAATGGTATTTTCCACGTAACCGGTGTTGAGCACGATGAAACAGGTAAACCGTCAGAAGTTCCACAAAACCGAAAAGATCAGATGGAGAAAAGACTCCGTAAAATTCAAAACATCTCCTTTCAAAATCCGATTTACACAGTGGCGCCGCATGATGCGCCTGATTTGCTGCTAATTGGTTTTAACTCTACAAGAGGAAGTATCGAAGAGGTTATCCCAAGACTTGAAGCGGATGGCTTAAAAGTCAATCATGCTCAAATTCGTCTCGTACATCCTTTTCCAGCAGATGAGCTTAAGCCATTGTTACAGGCGGCGAAGAAAGTGATTGTGATTGAACACAATGCAACAGGCCAGCTGGCAAGTCTCGTGAAAATGAACGCTGGGTACGGTGAAAAGATTGAAAGTATATTAAAATACGACGGCAATCCATTCTTACCAGGTGATATCCATCAACAATGTAAGGAGATGTTCGCGAATGGCCACATTTAA
- the spoVS gene encoding stage V sporulation protein SpoVS, translated as MDILKVSAKSNPNSVAGALAGVLRERGNAEIQAIGAGALNQAVKAVAIARGFVAPSGVDLICIPAFTDILIDGEERTAIKLIVEPR; from the coding sequence ATGGATATATTAAAAGTTTCAGCAAAATCCAATCCTAATTCTGTAGCTGGTGCACTTGCGGGCGTCCTTCGGGAACGCGGAAATGCCGAGATTCAAGCGATTGGAGCAGGTGCACTAAATCAGGCTGTGAAGGCAGTAGCCATCGCAAGAGGGTTTGTAGCACCTAGTGGCGTTGACCTCATTTGTATCCCTGCTTTCACCGATATTTTAATTGATGGTGAAGAGCGTACCGCAATTAAGCTTATTGTAGAGCCTCGCTAA
- a CDS encoding TIGR00282 family metallophosphoesterase → MKILFIGDVVGSPGRNMVSTYLPRLKKKYKPTFTIVNGENAASGRGITEKIYRGFLESGAQVITMGNHTWDNREIFEFIDRAPKLVRPANYPEGTPGNGSTIVNINGVEVGVINLQGRTFLPAMDDPFRKADELIEEMRERTPVIFVDFHAETTSEKQAMGWYLDGRVTAVVGTHTHVQTADERILPGGTAYLTDAGMTGPYDGILGMEREAVINKFLTTMPVRFEVTKGREQLSGVFLTLDPKTGKATKIERIAINDDHPFYD, encoded by the coding sequence ATGAAGATTTTATTTATTGGAGACGTTGTTGGTTCTCCTGGACGCAATATGGTTTCAACCTATTTACCTCGCTTAAAGAAAAAATATAAACCTACCTTTACGATTGTAAATGGAGAGAATGCTGCAAGTGGGCGTGGCATTACAGAGAAAATTTATCGTGGTTTTCTTGAGTCGGGTGCTCAAGTTATTACAATGGGGAACCATACGTGGGATAACCGAGAGATTTTTGAATTTATTGATCGTGCTCCGAAACTCGTTAGACCTGCGAATTATCCAGAAGGAACACCTGGAAATGGATCAACGATTGTAAACATAAATGGCGTTGAAGTTGGCGTCATTAACCTGCAGGGTCGAACGTTTCTTCCTGCGATGGATGATCCATTCCGTAAGGCGGATGAACTGATTGAAGAAATGAGAGAAAGAACACCGGTTATCTTTGTTGATTTTCATGCAGAAACGACGAGTGAAAAACAAGCGATGGGCTGGTACCTTGATGGAAGAGTAACCGCGGTTGTTGGAACGCATACTCATGTGCAAACGGCTGATGAGCGCATTTTGCCTGGTGGGACAGCTTACTTAACAGATGCTGGGATGACGGGACCTTACGATGGCATTCTAGGTATGGAGCGAGAAGCTGTCATTAATAAGTTCCTGACAACGATGCCTGTGAGGTTTGAAGTGACGAAAGGGCGGGAACAACTTAGTGGGGTCTTTTTAACACTGGATCCAAAAACTGGTAAGGCCACTAAGATTGAACGGATTGCCATCAACGACGACCATCCATTCTATGATTAA